A genomic window from Anoplolepis gracilipes chromosome 6, ASM4749672v1, whole genome shotgun sequence includes:
- the Unpg gene encoding uncharacterized protein Unpg: MDASVEETELDVGSASDELESSAAEVKLARRPTPRPFTIESLIGGAREDHDAGGGVTRDDRTNGSEEEEHRDREYQLYQRHYLATATANTLPSGFGVPLGLYSAWLPMRMYGGSGASGVPMLPPQHPPAGYPAHPDLHQSRLPQLSVSASAHSQGYYPLDGCRRTASQRALSSFTDSEDEDGSIGSPVSPAHDLSKSRHGSENGRVSAESDEEGGGAAGSGEGHDISDGVGSGIGNVTTSPSRSLENGQNSSASNTGGNKARRRRTAFTSEQLLELEREFHAKKYLSLTERSHIAHALKLSEVQVKIWFQNRRAKWKRVKAGLSGGGVGVGSTTASAMTPSGASGRHNGTAGQHAGSGTRIVVPIPVHVSRLAVRSHHHHLEKCARAPRARPTSSSGESASPGAASVLGDALGLVNTSVNLTGQVQPPLGAGMGVEIGVGGGLRAFAVPAHRAGLGSSGR, encoded by the exons ATGGACGCGAGTGTCGAGGAGACCGAGCTGGACGTCGGGTCGGCGAGCGACGAGCTGGAGTCGTCGGCTGCGGAAGTGAAGCTTGCGCGACGTCCGACGCCGCGACCCTTCACGATCGAGAGCCTGATCGGTGGCGCGCGCGAGGATCACGATGCTGGTGGTGGTGTCACGCGGGATGACAGGACGAACGGCAGCGAGGAGGAAGAACATCGGGACCGAGAGTATCAGCTCTATCAGAGGCATTACCTGGCGACCGCTACGGCGAACACGCTGCCCTCGG GTTTTGGTGTGCCACTCGGACTGTATAGTGCCTGGCTACCGATGCGGATGTACGGCGGCAGCGGTGCGTCCGGCGTTCCGATGCTGCCGCCGCAGCATCCGCCCGCCGGCTATCCGGCTCACCCGGACCTGCACCAGAGCCGGCTGCCGCAGCTCTCCGTGTCGGCGTCCGCTCATTCACAGGGATACTATCCTTTGGACGGTTGCCGTCGCACGGCGAGTCAGCGTGCGCTCAGCAGCTTCACCGACAGCGAAGACGAGGACGGCAGCATCGGCTCGCCGGTATCGCCGGCTCACGATCTTTCCAAGTCGCGACACG GATCAGAGAACGGTCGTGTATCAGCCGAGAGCGACGAAGAGGGTGGTGGGGCTGCGGGTTCCGGTGAGGGTCACGATATTTCCGATGGTGTCGGCAGTGGCATCGGCAACGTCACCACAAGTCCCAGCAGGTCTTTAGAGAACGGGCAGAATTCGTCAGCGTCGAACACTGGTGGCAATAAGGCCCGACGGCGACGTACCGCGTTCACCTCGGAACAGCTGTTAGAGCTGGAACGCGAGTTTCACGCAAAGAAGTACCTGAGCCTAACAGAGCGTTCACATATAGCGCACGCGCTGAAGCTGTCGGAGGTGCAG GTGAAGATCTGGTTCCAGAATCGACGTGCCAAGTGGAAGCGGGTGAAGGCCGGGTTGAGCGGCGGCGGCGTCGGCGTTGGTTCGACGACGGCGTCAGCTATGACACCTTCCGGTGCTTCTGGTCGCCACAATGGTACCGCCGGTCAGCACGCCGGCTCAGGTACGAGAATCGTGGTGCCGATACCAGTGCACGTGAGCCGTCTGGCTGTCAGATCGCACCATCATCATCTGGAGAAGTGCGCGAGGGCACCGCGCGCGAGACCGACATCGTCTTCGGGTGAAAGCGCGTCCCCAGGAGCGGCGTCGGTCTTGGGTGACGCCTTAGGATTAGTAAACACATCGGTGAACCTGACTGGTCAAGTGCAGCCGCCACTGGGTGCTGGTATGGGAGTGGAGATCGGGGTTGGTGGTGGTCTGAGGGCTTTCGCGGTGCCAGCGCATCGAGCTGGTCTCGGATCCTCCGGGAGGTAG